In a genomic window of Lycium ferocissimum isolate CSIRO_LF1 chromosome 9, AGI_CSIRO_Lferr_CH_V1, whole genome shotgun sequence:
- the LOC132030694 gene encoding uncharacterized protein C119.09c isoform X1, producing the protein MANLYVRAVPPTDLNRNTEWFTYPGVWTTYILILFFAWLLVLSVFGCSPGMAWTIVHLSHFLVTYQCFHWKKGTPFSDDQGIYNRLTWWEQIDNGKQLTRNRKFLMVVPVVLYLIASHTTDYQHPMLFFNTIAVFVLVVAKFPNMHKVRIFGINADQ; encoded by the exons ATGGCGAATTTGTATGTAAGGGCAGTTCCGCCAACGGATCTGAATCGGAATACGGAGTGGTTTACGTATCCCGGTGTATGGACGACCTATATATTAATTCTATTTTTCGCATGGCTCCTTGTTTTATCCGTATTTGGTTGCTCACCTGGCATGGCTTGGACCATCGTtcatctttctcattttctc GTCACATATCAATGTTTTCACTGGAAGAAGGGAACACCATTTTCTGATGACCAAGGTATCTACAATAGGTTGACTTGGTGGGAGCAGATCGATAATGGGAAGCAACTTACACGCAATAGGAAGTTTCTAATGGTTGTCCCTGTGGTGCT GTACTTGATAGCCTCGCATACAACTGATTATCAACACCCGATGCTGTTCTTCAACACAATCGCAGTTTTTGTACTGGTCGTTGCCAAATTTCCAAATATGCACAAGGTTCGTATTTTCGGGATCAATGCGGATCAATGA
- the LOC132030694 gene encoding uncharacterized protein C119.09c isoform X2, protein MANLYVRAVPPTDLNRNTEWFTYPGVTYQCFHWKKGTPFSDDQGIYNRLTWWEQIDNGKQLTRNRKFLMVVPVVLYLIASHTTDYQHPMLFFNTIAVFVLVVAKFPNMHKVRIFGINADQ, encoded by the exons ATGGCGAATTTGTATGTAAGGGCAGTTCCGCCAACGGATCTGAATCGGAATACGGAGTGGTTTACGTATCCCGGT GTCACATATCAATGTTTTCACTGGAAGAAGGGAACACCATTTTCTGATGACCAAGGTATCTACAATAGGTTGACTTGGTGGGAGCAGATCGATAATGGGAAGCAACTTACACGCAATAGGAAGTTTCTAATGGTTGTCCCTGTGGTGCT GTACTTGATAGCCTCGCATACAACTGATTATCAACACCCGATGCTGTTCTTCAACACAATCGCAGTTTTTGTACTGGTCGTTGCCAAATTTCCAAATATGCACAAGGTTCGTATTTTCGGGATCAATGCGGATCAATGA